GCTGCTGTGAAGTTGCGCGGGTGACCAGCTCATATTCGGGTCGACATACAGCGCCAGGCTCGGCGCAAGCGCCCTGATGCTGTCCAGGCGCTGTTGATTGGCCCGGACATCGCCGGCCAGTTTGAGCTTGAGCGAGCGCAACGGTTTGCGCTGTTCGAGGAACGCGTGCACCGATTGCGACAGGTCGAGCACCTGGGTGATGTTGACCTGGGCGGGCAGTGTACGGCGCGCCGCCGGGGGCGCCTCGGTGATGCGCAGCAGGTAGGCGGACAAGGGCAGTCCGGCCTGTTGCGCCAGAGTGTCGAGCAGCGCCATTTCCACCAGGCAGCGGGTATTGTTGCCCAGGCTTGCATCGGTCTCGCAGGGCAGGCCGTACTCATAGAGCGCACGGCCTCGGTCGACCGGGTCGCCGCTGGCCAATGCTTTTGCCAAGTGCGCGAAGTCAAGGCTGCGCAGTTGGGTCAGCACCGACTCGCAGTCTTCGCCTGTCACGTAGCGGCGCGGCGCGCATTCACCGATCCCTGTAAAGGCGCCGAGCGTCCAACTGAGCACCACACTGTCTGAAGTGTGGCGTCGGTGGGCGCCATGCACGAACGGGTTGGCCATGGGCTGGCGCACCAGGTAGACCTCAGGCGGCGTCATAGGCGTAGCGTCCGTTGGCTTTGACGAAGTCGGCGGTGAACCGCACGACCTGCCCCATGGCCGGGGTAAAAAACAGGTAGTGCTTGTCTTGATTCACCAGCAGGGTCGAGCCGTTGCGGCACAGGCGCTGGAAGTGGCCCACCGTGGCATTTACGTCCACCAGCGGATCTTTATTGGCGCAGATAAACAGGCTGGGCGCGTCGATAGGACGGGCGTCGACCGCCAGGTAAACCTTCTCCAAGGCCAGCAACTTCTTGCGTTCGCGATGCTGCAGGTGAGTGGTCGCAAGCGAGTCGTTACGGATAAATTCGACCAAGTGCGGGTTGGCGGTGAAGTCCTCGGCGTCGAGCCCCGAATCCCACAGGCTGTGTCGGTCGTCCAGGTCGATACTGGCGCGCTCCTGCTCACTCAACCGGTCGTGCATCTTGCCCAGCGACGCCGAGCAGATGACCAGATTGTCATAGGGCAATTGCGCATAAGAGCTGCTTGCGATGGCGGCCAGCACCGACCCGCCCAGGCAGTGGCCGAACAGGCACAGCGGAATGTCGTCGGGCACTTCGCAGCGAATGTGCTCGATGGCTGCCGCCGCATCCTCGTGCAGCGTGCGCACGTCCGGGAACCCATGTTTCTGGCCGCTGCTGATGCCGCACCCTTCGCGGTCGAGGGCGTAAAACGCGATGCCCAGGTTGGCGAAGGCGTTGCCCACCGACCACAGCCACCCGGCGTGGCTTTGCAGGCCATGAAAATACAAAATGGCGCCTTGCGGACGCTGCGGGCGCCAGGCGTGCAGGGCCATGCGCCGATCTGCCTGAGCCAAGTGGTGAACTTCACGCGCAATGCTGTGTGCAAACAAGTGCATATTCATGAGTGCCTCTCAAAGTCAGAATTGCTGGATGCCCAGCAGGGACAGGTCCGGTTGGAAGGGCTTGTATTTGATCTGCAGGGTTTTCCTCGCGGCCTTTTCGCGCTCGATGGCCATGGAGATCGCGTTGCCGGGCACCGTGATGACCTTGATTTGCCCCAGGCGCTTGCTGGAGCGCTTGGACTCGTACTCGATATTGATCGCCTGCAGGTGCCCGTCGAGCAGTTGGCTGAGGGTCTGCGACTCGCCGCACGATGCGCCGCCGGCCTCGATGGCTACGGCGTAGTAAGGCGTTTCGTGCCAGACCGGGGCGCACAGGTAGAGCCCGGCATTGGGAATGCCGCACATCTGTACGGCTTCGTGTAGCTGGGTCTCGGTGATCTTTTCGCCGGTAAAGGAGTGCATGACGCCGTTGCGCCGGCTGAAACTGATGCGCGGCACGCCGCGGTAGTAGCCGTGCACGCGGTAAATATCACCGGTGTACATGCGGACCATGCCGTTGCCTTGCCACATGACCAGGTGGTATTCGTCGCCTTCTTTGAGTTGGTCCAGGGCAACGGTTTCGGGCTGCGCCTGATCGCGTACCAGCGCATCCATGTCCACCGACACGGGGATGAACTCGAAGAACGCCTGGTCCACCGCCAGCGGTTGGCTGTCCTGGTCAGCGTCCATCGGTAGGGTCACCACACCTTCGGTACCGCACGACATGAAGGGCAGCACCTTGGCCTGCCCCATGATCCGCTCCAGCTGAGGCTTGTAGAGTTTGGCCGACGCCGCCGTCCAGCAACTGAAGCGCTCAAGCCCCGGCCATACATCGGTCAGCGACACCCCGTCAGCGGCGAGCACAGT
The DNA window shown above is from Pseudomonas sp. BSw22131 and carries:
- a CDS encoding GH3 family domain-containing protein; this translates as MGKMDSWIGHWERRVPTFKAECAQAQANYLERLDKPLRTQEHVLEDIISVCQKSLFWKENRFQVSHCNGRITRTNIPVMTYEGFREILVREGQQKGGILSCSPVVRWLKTSGTTGQSKRIPYTLHWIRQYRVPAIQAMWGFFGHDYPALHANPWATLDTQTVRDPSNEYVDGLPYQAISNRHPQIGSGDWNPPWYEAPWFTPTQDASHEQKMYARLLWTLGEDVRLLTAINPSTLLSLHHSLLENSELLLRDLHDGAHTGSLLRAADPAAARRLETVLAADGVSLTDVWPGLERFSCWTAASAKLYKPQLERIMGQAKVLPFMSCGTEGVVTLPMDADQDSQPLAVDQAFFEFIPVSVDMDALVRDQAQPETVALDQLKEGDEYHLVMWQGNGMVRMYTGDIYRVHGYYRGVPRISFSRRNGVMHSFTGEKITETQLHEAVQMCGIPNAGLYLCAPVWHETPYYAVAIEAGGASCGESQTLSQLLDGHLQAINIEYESKRSSKRLGQIKVITVPGNAISMAIEREKAARKTLQIKYKPFQPDLSLLGIQQF
- a CDS encoding enolase C-terminal domain-like protein translates to MTPPEVYLVRQPMANPFVHGAHRRHTSDSVVLSWTLGAFTGIGECAPRRYVTGEDCESVLTQLRSLDFAHLAKALASGDPVDRGRALYEYGLPCETDASLGNNTRCLVEMALLDTLAQQAGLPLSAYLLRITEAPPAARRTLPAQVNITQVLDLSQSVHAFLEQRKPLRSLKLKLAGDVRANQQRLDSIRALAPSLALYVDPNMSWSPAQLHSSARQFRELGVALFEEPLPRGSLEDYRQARLKHGVPIMLDESVTSALSLEHAWQNQALDAVNLRIAKCGGLLSSAKMIEQCRRWGLPVYLGVQVAEVGPLIAAHRALLAAFDGFIGVEAGQHDRFFDDHLLEPMPAIDRQHNAIHLPAQMQQGLGGRLTAHVLPYRCAIGADEHTYLSHHMERTR
- a CDS encoding alpha/beta hydrolase; the encoded protein is MNMHLFAHSIAREVHHLAQADRRMALHAWRPQRPQGAILYFHGLQSHAGWLWSVGNAFANLGIAFYALDREGCGISSGQKHGFPDVRTLHEDAAAAIEHIRCEVPDDIPLCLFGHCLGGSVLAAIASSSYAQLPYDNLVICSASLGKMHDRLSEQERASIDLDDRHSLWDSGLDAEDFTANPHLVEFIRNDSLATTHLQHRERKKLLALEKVYLAVDARPIDAPSLFICANKDPLVDVNATVGHFQRLCRNGSTLLVNQDKHYLFFTPAMGQVVRFTADFVKANGRYAYDAA